The Chitinophagales bacterium genomic sequence AGAACGGTTTAATATCGAAAGGAACAACCGAACCCTCTTCAGGCAGATAAGCTGCGAGATCCAGGGTAATAATACCGCTTTCGGCTACTTTGTTTACGATCGTATCCATGCTACAAAGTTACAAACAGTTGGTGAGCAAATAAAAACGGCCCCGAGGTTACGGGGCCGTTTTTGCTTATATCGTCTTCAGAGAAACTTATATTAATAGTTTTGCGGGTTGTATTTGATATTGGCGTTCTTTTTCAATTGCTCTTCTATCCTGCCGTTCAGCGAGTTCTTGATCTCCATCTGCATCATATCGCGTTCTCTTTCGCTAAAAGTCTCGTCTTTGTTAGCAGAAGTATACCTGTTCTTCACGCTGATGAAGTAAACCGCGCTTTGCTCCTTAATAGCAGGAGAAACTGTGTTTGGTTTGAAATCATTACAGAAAGAATAACCTACCACTTTCGGAGCATAACCCATAGGGCCAGAGAAAGAGTTGTTGCCCCTGAACGAATCGAAAGACTGCAGCTCAGTACCTGCGGTAGAAGCTATTTCAGACAATGATTTTTTACCGTCATATTTCTTAGCAATTACATCCGCTTTTTTCTCGTTCTTCAGCTGTGGCTCAATGTTCCTGCGTGTATTTGAATCCAGTGTCCTGAGGCCGGCTTTGTTCACTGCAGTAAGTTTGGCTACCAGGTATTTGCCCGGCAGTGCAAATACACCTGACACCTGGCCCACCTCTGACTCATATACCCACCGTACTATCTCGCGTGAGGGGCCTATGCCCTGTATAGTGAAGTCGGATACTTTAATATTGTCCGCCATCAGTTTTTGCAGATTTTCAGTTGCAATGGCGTTGTCGAACTCCGCTGCTTTTGAATTGCTGCCTGCAAATTCAGCTGCTTTCGCATATACTTCGTTCTCTGTTTCGTCGCCGGCAAATAATGCCTTTGATATTACCGCCAGTTGCAGTGCGGGAGCGAAGTTGGTCTGGTCCAGTATCTCTATATAGTGATATCCTGCATAAGAGTTGTTGGACACCTTCACCACTTTAGACTCACCTTTTTTACCCTCGAAAATGAAATCTCCAAATTCTTTAGACAAGTTGTTCTTCTGCTCGAAAGAGAATGTATACTCACCACCCTTTTCTTTACTGCCCTCATCGTCAGAATATTTCTGAACCATCTCGGCAAAAGGCGTACCTGCTTTTATAGCGGCTGCGATGCTGTCAATTTTATTCTTAGCCACACTGTCTTCTACGGTCAGCTGGCCTTTTTCGCCGGTCTTAATTAATATGTGCCTGCACTTAACAGAATCAGGATATGATTTCTTACCGGTTACTTTTACCAGTTTGTATGTTTCGTTCTCGTATACCGGACCCATTACGCTGCCAACAGACATTGCGAAAACAGAATCAGCATATATAGACTGGTAAGACTTCTTCATTTTATAAGTAGAATCGAAAGACTCTTCAGAGTTCCTGTTCACGAAGCTTTCGTTGTCATTCGTATTAACGAAATCTTCTCTGATGGTATTAAGAACACCCAGCGCCCTTGCCGTATCCACAGCAGTAGGCAATACATTGAAACTTACATACTCAATAGCACGTGT encodes the following:
- a CDS encoding SurA N-terminal domain-containing protein, which gives rise to MSVIQKIRTKYAKLAGGVIAVALVAFILMDALNSKTGSLFGKDNSIAKVNGEAIDYLDYTRRTKDYETLYGSNQTIDDNFRAQINEMALQDLIKEKLVAEQAEKLGLVITEAEKKDMIYGNDPDQAVKSYQPFTNPNTKSFDPQYVKLFEEQADQLDPTGKARAHWETFKDYIIRTAMTKKFNTLFSAAVYMPKFLVEARSKEQAQMADINYVSVPFESVNDNEVELTDADYNNFIKEHKADFTTEVPTRAIEYVSFNVLPTAVDTARALGVLNTIREDFVNTNDNESFVNRNSEESFDSTYKMKKSYQSIYADSVFAMSVGSVMGPVYENETYKLVKVTGKKSYPDSVKCRHILIKTGEKGQLTVEDSVAKNKIDSIAAAIKAGTPFAEMVQKYSDDEGSKEKGGEYTFSFEQKNNLSKEFGDFIFEGKKGESKVVKVSNNSYAGYHYIEILDQTNFAPALQLAVISKALFAGDETENEVYAKAAEFAGSNSKAAEFDNAIATENLQKLMADNIKVSDFTIQGIGPSREIVRWVYESEVGQVSGVFALPGKYLVAKLTAVNKAGLRTLDSNTRRNIEPQLKNEKKADVIAKKYDGKKSLSEIASTAGTELQSFDSFRGNNSFSGPMGYAPKVVGYSFCNDFKPNTVSPAIKEQSAVYFISVKNRYTSANKDETFSERERDMMQMEIKNSLNGRIEEQLKKNANIKYNPQNY